A single Curtobacterium sp. MCSS17_015 DNA region contains:
- a CDS encoding site-specific integrase, producing the protein MASFEKYEIAAGIRWRVRYRDPQNRSREKGSFKTLRAAKDFAATVEVSMLRGEYIDAQSSRMKIGDLATDWLATQTHLKPSSRRPIETAWRVHVAPSWGDVRVAQVRHSDVQRWVTDLAAHRSASVVLRAYGILASILDVAVKDRRISINAARGVNLPRKTTKAHVYLTHQQVHRLAANSGERRTLVLLLAYTGLRWEAIGLRVGDFDHSSRRLKVQVNAVEVGGEIHVGTPKSHKSRTIVLADFLLDALAAACGAKSRDALIFSDDEGRHLRRTRVSEGSRSWFKTALAESGLPPMTLHDLRHTAASLAVSAHGNVKAVQRMLGHASAAMTLDVYADLFADDLEVLADNIDAAARSSVVGNMWGSGLPEAV; encoded by the coding sequence ATGGCGAGCTTCGAGAAGTACGAGATCGCCGCTGGCATCCGCTGGCGCGTCCGCTACCGAGACCCGCAGAACCGTTCGCGGGAGAAGGGCAGCTTCAAGACACTTCGAGCAGCGAAGGACTTCGCCGCGACCGTCGAGGTCTCCATGCTTCGGGGCGAGTACATCGACGCTCAGTCTTCGCGGATGAAGATTGGAGACCTCGCTACTGACTGGCTCGCAACACAGACACACCTCAAGCCATCTTCCCGGCGTCCGATCGAGACAGCGTGGCGCGTCCACGTTGCGCCATCCTGGGGAGATGTACGAGTCGCTCAGGTGCGGCACAGCGACGTCCAGCGATGGGTGACGGACCTGGCGGCGCACCGCAGCGCTAGCGTCGTGCTTCGGGCCTACGGCATCCTGGCCTCGATCCTGGACGTGGCGGTGAAGGACCGACGGATCTCAATCAACGCTGCGAGGGGCGTGAACCTTCCTCGGAAGACCACGAAGGCCCACGTATACCTCACCCATCAGCAGGTCCACCGGCTCGCGGCGAACTCCGGCGAGCGCCGAACCCTCGTCCTCCTCCTCGCGTACACCGGGCTCCGATGGGAAGCCATCGGCCTCCGCGTCGGAGACTTCGACCACTCCAGCCGCAGGTTGAAGGTCCAGGTCAACGCCGTCGAGGTCGGAGGGGAAATTCACGTCGGTACGCCCAAGTCGCACAAATCCCGCACGATCGTCCTTGCGGATTTCCTGCTCGACGCACTCGCCGCAGCCTGCGGCGCGAAGTCCCGTGACGCGCTCATCTTCAGCGACGACGAGGGCCGACACCTCCGCCGTACTCGCGTGTCGGAAGGAAGTCGCTCCTGGTTCAAGACAGCCCTCGCCGAGAGCGGCTTGCCACCGATGACGCTCCACGACCTGCGACACACGGCGGCAAGTCTCGCCGTCAGCGCTCATGGCAATGTCAAGGCAGTGCAGCGCATGCTCGGGCACGCCTCCGCAGCCATGACGCTGGACGTCTACGCCGATCTCTTCGCTGACGACCTCGAAGTGCTGGCAGACAACATCGACGCGGCGGCTCGATCCTCGGTTGTGGGGAATATGTGGGGTTCCGGCCTGCCCGAGGCCGTCTAG
- a CDS encoding HEPN domain-containing protein yields MLDVPPPRPTRTTPLEAAVVRAVRRVLRFVNEEGTRPAYISRTGAVAATVNEAGWPSTVRASFLLSNDGPINWARVLDTVKTPLLNITPDDVPELREVITLVAAGTPLGERLSGVVADIPDENRRENRFAQECLHLLASVLTQVNDSNAANDEQILDAWRLVENAEVAASLRYDLLIPLPLLSFPDDFSLDLEDQVKIRPMTEDEQVARAPGTSGIAEVNPYLVAAATHCLILEGRSVDNSPGAFVRSVRMSVDTADIEIIERVCQALHISLSRGVGYAQVCLLPRGWVDRWSPSPSLSNIKTYRRYPPAFERAAWNRQKAVLEDEDLALIGRIYNGLSKGSRQARLAAQRLFLASLRADRDDSLLDSCIGIEALLGEGKDELVHRMSLRAATALAASSRYHSPQVSYRLMKEVYKLRSQLVHGVNIKDRMIQINSKSISATEAARYLLRWLLRALFESEPAWDPIALDRRLLAALETLRADGDG; encoded by the coding sequence ATGCTGGATGTCCCACCGCCCCGCCCGACGAGGACGACGCCCCTCGAAGCAGCGGTCGTGAGAGCGGTTCGGAGGGTTCTGCGCTTCGTGAACGAGGAAGGCACTCGCCCGGCTTACATCTCGCGCACGGGCGCAGTTGCTGCGACTGTCAACGAGGCGGGCTGGCCTTCGACGGTGCGTGCTTCGTTCCTTCTGTCGAACGACGGGCCAATCAACTGGGCACGCGTCCTCGACACCGTCAAGACTCCGCTGCTCAACATCACTCCAGACGACGTCCCCGAGCTGCGAGAGGTCATCACCCTCGTTGCGGCAGGTACACCCCTGGGTGAGCGTCTGAGCGGTGTCGTAGCCGACATCCCCGACGAGAACCGCCGCGAGAACCGCTTCGCTCAGGAATGCCTCCATCTCCTAGCTTCGGTCCTCACACAGGTGAACGACAGTAACGCAGCCAACGACGAGCAGATCCTCGACGCATGGCGGTTGGTCGAGAACGCGGAGGTCGCCGCCTCTTTGCGGTATGACCTGTTGATCCCGCTACCCCTGCTGTCGTTCCCTGACGATTTCTCTCTGGACCTCGAAGATCAGGTAAAGATCCGTCCGATGACTGAGGACGAGCAAGTGGCTAGGGCGCCAGGGACCTCGGGCATCGCCGAGGTGAATCCTTATCTCGTGGCCGCCGCTACGCACTGCCTGATCCTTGAGGGTCGCTCGGTCGACAACTCCCCAGGGGCATTCGTGCGTTCTGTTCGGATGTCCGTGGACACCGCTGACATCGAGATCATCGAACGAGTCTGCCAGGCGCTGCACATTTCCCTCTCCAGGGGGGTCGGCTACGCACAGGTCTGCTTGCTCCCTCGCGGCTGGGTTGATCGATGGAGTCCGTCCCCCAGCTTGTCGAATATCAAGACATATCGTCGATACCCACCAGCGTTTGAGCGTGCGGCGTGGAATCGACAGAAAGCTGTCCTGGAGGACGAGGACCTTGCTCTCATCGGGCGGATATACAACGGGCTATCGAAAGGCAGTCGGCAAGCGCGCCTAGCTGCACAACGGCTCTTCCTGGCATCGCTTCGCGCTGATAGGGATGACTCTCTTCTCGACTCTTGCATCGGGATTGAGGCACTGCTTGGGGAGGGGAAAGATGAACTCGTTCATCGAATGTCTCTCCGGGCTGCCACTGCCCTGGCTGCTTCCTCTAGATACCACTCGCCGCAGGTCTCTTATAGGTTGATGAAAGAAGTTTACAAACTTCGGTCACAGCTCGTCCACGGCGTGAACATCAAAGACAGAATGATTCAGATCAATTCCAAGTCGATCTCCGCGACTGAAGCGGCGCGTTATCTGCTTCGTTGGCTTTTGCGGGCGCTGTTCGAGTCAGAGCCAGCGTGGGACCCAATTGCGCTCGACCGCAGACTCCTCGCCGCGCTCGAAACGTTGCGGGCGGACGGCGACGGGTGA
- the pstS gene encoding phosphate ABC transporter substrate-binding protein PstS, whose product MITRRRRTIGALLAAAVLALTTLPATTATAAENYVPISGAGSSWSSVAIQQWAVNVQQYGMKVRYASTGSSDGRNQFKAGTVDFAVSEIPYGIKDGGVTDDPPTVGYAYMPVVAGGTSFMYNLSSGGKQITNLRLSGPVLAGVFTGKITSWDDPAIKADNPGLELPKRPVVPVVRSDGSGSTAQFTTWLSKKYPSEWNAYCKQAGRPLPCGVTSNYPTVPGKGFIAQPNSQGVSGYVAQKANVGTITYVEYSYALKTGYPVAKVLNKAGYYVEPTASNVAVGLLGAKINQDKRSSSYLTQVLDGVYDNADARTYPLSSYSYMVIPTTTDASLTPAKGKTLAAFDYYFLCEGQQQAEVLGYSPLPINLVQAGLDQVRRIPGAVAKNIDIRKCNNPTFSADGTNTLAAKAPQPPACDKLGAAQCTVGTGGAKATETPTQTRPGSSEDGGAAAASGSADSGKGTTATSGGSSADQGASGPGGEALSGAGGSGGSGVAANTVGNGSPVQCDADSGVCQNVAALPVSVDPLNGWSPRQTLMLVAVAALLALVLLPPFIGVLVSRRRVRK is encoded by the coding sequence GTGATCACCCGCAGAAGACGCACGATCGGTGCGCTCCTGGCCGCCGCCGTGCTGGCCCTCACGACGCTGCCCGCCACCACCGCGACCGCGGCGGAGAACTACGTGCCCATCTCGGGCGCCGGCTCGTCGTGGAGCTCCGTCGCCATCCAGCAGTGGGCGGTGAACGTCCAGCAGTACGGCATGAAGGTCCGGTACGCCAGCACCGGGTCGTCGGACGGCCGCAACCAGTTCAAGGCCGGCACGGTCGACTTCGCGGTGTCGGAGATCCCCTACGGCATCAAGGACGGCGGGGTCACGGACGACCCGCCCACGGTCGGGTACGCCTACATGCCCGTCGTCGCCGGCGGCACCTCGTTCATGTACAACCTCAGCTCCGGCGGCAAGCAGATCACCAACCTCCGGCTGTCGGGCCCGGTGCTCGCGGGCGTGTTCACCGGGAAGATCACGAGCTGGGACGACCCGGCGATCAAGGCGGACAACCCCGGTCTCGAGCTCCCGAAGCGACCGGTCGTCCCCGTCGTGCGGTCGGACGGGTCCGGTTCCACCGCGCAGTTCACCACCTGGCTGAGCAAGAAGTACCCGTCCGAGTGGAACGCGTACTGCAAGCAGGCGGGGCGGCCGCTGCCCTGCGGTGTCACCTCGAACTACCCGACGGTCCCGGGCAAGGGGTTCATCGCCCAGCCGAACTCGCAGGGCGTGTCGGGCTACGTCGCGCAGAAGGCGAACGTCGGCACCATCACGTACGTCGAGTACTCCTACGCGTTGAAGACCGGGTACCCGGTCGCGAAGGTGCTCAACAAGGCGGGCTACTACGTCGAGCCCACCGCGTCGAACGTCGCCGTCGGGCTCCTCGGCGCGAAGATCAACCAGGACAAGCGGTCGTCGTCGTACCTCACCCAGGTGCTCGACGGCGTGTACGACAACGCCGACGCCCGCACCTACCCGCTGTCGTCGTACTCGTACATGGTCATCCCGACGACCACCGACGCGAGCCTCACGCCGGCGAAGGGCAAGACCCTCGCCGCGTTCGACTACTACTTCCTCTGCGAAGGACAGCAGCAGGCCGAGGTCCTCGGGTACTCGCCGCTGCCGATCAACCTCGTGCAGGCCGGTCTCGACCAGGTCCGCCGGATCCCGGGCGCGGTCGCGAAGAACATCGACATCCGCAAGTGCAACAACCCGACGTTCTCGGCGGACGGCACGAACACACTGGCGGCGAAGGCCCCGCAGCCGCCCGCCTGCGACAAGCTCGGCGCCGCCCAGTGCACCGTCGGGACCGGTGGCGCGAAGGCCACCGAGACGCCGACGCAGACGCGACCCGGCTCGTCCGAGGACGGAGGAGCGGCCGCCGCGTCCGGTTCCGCCGACTCCGGCAAGGGGACGACGGCGACGTCCGGCGGCTCGTCCGCCGACCAGGGCGCGTCGGGCCCCGGCGGCGAGGCGCTGTCGGGTGCCGGTGGCTCCGGAGGGTCCGGTGTGGCCGCGAACACGGTCGGCAACGGTTCCCCCGTGCAGTGCGACGCCGACAGCGGGGTCTGCCAGAACGTGGCGGCGCTGCCGGTCTCGGTCGATCCCCTGAACGGGTGGAGCCCGCGCCAGACGCTCATGCTCGTCGCCGTCGCGGCCCTGCTCGCCCTCGTGCTGCTGCCGCCGTTCATCGGCGTGCTCGTCTCCCGTCGGAGGGTCCGCAAGTGA
- the pstC gene encoding phosphate ABC transporter permease subunit PstC — translation MSRDSPRLLTVVRDPSDVRFRIVARAGGVAVLTIMSLVGLFLAFRASEALRVAGFSFLTTQAWDPDAHRFGIAAVLVGTILIACVAIALAVPLSLGTALYITEYAPVRVRKFAIGLVDLMAAIPSVVYGLWGFFFLQGQITPVSRWISQWFGWIPLFRVDGIDLDDPLATSTVYTSSTFIAGIVVGLMITPIVTSIMREVFSQAPLGEREGALALGSTKWGMIRSVVLPFGRGGIIGGTMLGLGRALGETIAVYMIISPVFVIQPHILQAGASSVSSLIALRYGDATPFGMSALMAAGLTLFLMTLCINFAASAVVARSRSGASS, via the coding sequence TTGTCCAGAGATTCGCCCCGCCTCCTCACGGTCGTGCGGGACCCGTCGGACGTCAGGTTCCGGATCGTCGCCCGCGCGGGCGGTGTCGCGGTCCTCACGATCATGTCGTTGGTCGGCCTGTTCCTGGCGTTCCGCGCCTCCGAAGCCCTCCGCGTCGCCGGCTTCAGCTTCCTGACCACCCAGGCCTGGGACCCGGACGCGCACCGGTTCGGCATCGCGGCCGTCCTCGTCGGCACGATCCTCATTGCCTGCGTCGCGATCGCGCTCGCCGTCCCGCTGTCGCTCGGTACCGCGCTCTACATCACGGAGTACGCGCCGGTCCGGGTGCGGAAGTTCGCGATCGGACTGGTCGACCTGATGGCGGCGATCCCGAGCGTCGTCTACGGCCTGTGGGGCTTCTTCTTCCTGCAGGGCCAGATCACGCCCGTGTCGCGCTGGATCTCGCAGTGGTTCGGGTGGATCCCGCTCTTCCGGGTCGACGGCATCGACCTGGACGACCCGCTGGCGACCTCGACCGTCTACACCTCGTCGACGTTCATCGCGGGGATCGTCGTCGGACTGATGATCACCCCGATCGTCACCTCGATCATGCGCGAGGTCTTCTCGCAGGCGCCGCTCGGCGAGCGGGAGGGCGCCCTCGCGCTCGGCTCCACCAAGTGGGGCATGATCCGGTCGGTCGTCCTGCCGTTCGGCCGCGGCGGCATCATCGGCGGCACGATGCTCGGCCTCGGCCGCGCGCTGGGGGAGACCATCGCGGTCTACATGATCATCTCGCCGGTGTTCGTCATCCAGCCGCACATCCTGCAGGCCGGCGCGAGTTCGGTGTCCTCGCTCATCGCCCTGCGGTATGGCGACGCCACCCCGTTCGGCATGTCCGCCCTGATGGCCGCCGGCCTGACCCTGTTCCTCATGACGCTGTGCATCAACTTCGCGGCGTCCGCGGTCGTCGCCCGCTCACGGTCCGGAGCGAGCAGCTAG
- the pstA gene encoding phosphate ABC transporter permease PstA, with amino-acid sequence MTEIIQAPSGATTPLPTVTRRTAVPTSPPTVSGPAGSGAGTVLPLADRASGPDRGPEERRVNGMRISDLLCHVGAALASLAVTVVVFTELAPVSGPIAFAAVAYVLFLVFYALLVATTENAAVVRDRVVSAAIHTLAFVVVATLVFVVGFSVVRATKALPHANFITQDMALTGPLDPMTSGGVLHAIAGSLIQISIALLITVPLGITTALFLTEVPGPFARFVRTIVEAMTALPSIVAGLFVYASVIVGLGVDKSGFAASLAISVMMLPIMIRSADVVLRLVPATLKEASIGLGAGQWQTVWRVVLPTSRSGLVTAIILATARGIGETSPVLLTAGYAPDLNIDPTNGPMISLPLAIFEFVKSPEPNMIARGFGAAAVLMTLVLVLFVIARVIGAQTVATRERRNERFRAAGRLLRRGVEAAVPAARSARRFVDHHVDRLNSRLTDSSPKDPS; translated from the coding sequence ATGACCGAGATCATCCAGGCGCCGTCGGGCGCCACGACGCCCCTGCCCACCGTCACCCGTCGGACGGCCGTGCCGACCAGCCCGCCGACCGTCTCCGGCCCGGCTGGCTCCGGAGCCGGCACCGTCCTGCCGCTGGCCGACCGGGCCTCCGGGCCGGACCGCGGACCCGAGGAGCGTCGCGTCAACGGCATGCGCATCAGCGACCTGCTCTGCCACGTCGGCGCGGCTCTCGCGTCGCTCGCCGTCACGGTCGTCGTGTTCACCGAACTGGCACCCGTGTCCGGCCCGATCGCGTTCGCGGCCGTCGCGTACGTGCTCTTCCTCGTGTTCTACGCGCTCCTGGTGGCGACGACCGAGAACGCCGCGGTCGTCCGTGACCGCGTGGTGTCGGCGGCGATCCACACGCTGGCGTTCGTCGTCGTCGCGACGCTCGTCTTCGTCGTCGGGTTCAGCGTCGTCCGGGCCACGAAGGCACTGCCACACGCGAACTTCATCACGCAGGACATGGCGCTCACCGGACCGCTCGACCCGATGACCTCGGGCGGGGTGTTGCACGCCATCGCCGGGTCCCTCATCCAGATCTCGATCGCACTCCTCATCACGGTCCCGCTCGGCATCACCACCGCGCTCTTCCTGACCGAGGTACCGGGACCGTTCGCCCGGTTCGTCCGCACGATCGTCGAGGCCATGACAGCGCTCCCGTCGATCGTCGCCGGGCTGTTCGTCTACGCCAGCGTCATCGTCGGCCTGGGCGTGGACAAGTCCGGCTTCGCGGCGTCGCTCGCGATCAGCGTGATGATGCTGCCGATCATGATCCGGTCCGCCGACGTCGTGCTCCGCCTGGTGCCCGCGACGCTCAAGGAGGCCTCGATCGGCCTCGGCGCAGGGCAGTGGCAGACCGTCTGGCGCGTCGTGCTCCCGACGTCACGGTCCGGTCTCGTCACCGCGATCATCCTGGCGACCGCCCGTGGCATCGGCGAGACCAGCCCCGTGCTGCTCACCGCCGGGTACGCACCCGACCTCAACATCGACCCGACGAACGGCCCGATGATCTCGCTGCCCCTGGCGATCTTCGAGTTCGTCAAGTCCCCGGAACCGAACATGATCGCCCGCGGCTTCGGTGCCGCAGCGGTCCTGATGACGCTCGTGCTCGTGCTGTTCGTCATCGCCCGGGTGATCGGTGCGCAGACCGTGGCGACGCGCGAACGCCGCAACGAGCGCTTCCGCGCCGCCGGCCGACTGCTCCGCCGCGGGGTCGAGGCCGCCGTGCCCGCCGCACGGTCGGCCCGTCGCTTCGTCGACCACCACGTCGACCGTCTCAACTCCCGCCTGACCGACTCCTCCCCGAAGGACCCCTCGTGA
- a CDS encoding MFS transporter — protein MTSASGTRGGSVTSLVPARMDRLPWTRFHWSVVVGLGVSWILDGLEIQIVSNAGFKADLGLSNQDVASLGSIYLVGQVVGALVFGRMSDRLGRRKLFILTLAIYLIGSGVAGLAQDFWFLAVFRFVAGLGIGGEYAAINSAIDELIPSKYRGHVDIAINGTYWGGAALGAAANIYLLDTAHFAEDVGWRIGFFLGPVLGIAIIFLRRHIPESPRWLMTHGKEQEADETVTRIEAEVERESGRTLEPVPQSKAMTVTPMDRVGFLTIARVLLKQYPTRTLVGATMMITQAFLYNAIFFTYALVLTNFFEMETAQTSLYFFPFAIGNLLGPLILGRFFDTWGRRQMIFLTYLVSGLVLATSAFLFRADAISATVQVAFWCVSFFFASAGASSAYLTVSEIFPLELRSQAISYFFALAQVFGAIAPVVYGAFIGDGSSREPLFWGYLLGSTVMIIGGVVALVFGVDAARKGLEDITQPLSVLTAKDGAGSGPGSGAASSRNS, from the coding sequence ATGACGAGCGCCAGCGGAACGAGGGGCGGCTCGGTCACGAGCCTCGTCCCGGCGAGGATGGACCGGCTGCCGTGGACGAGGTTCCACTGGAGCGTGGTGGTGGGACTCGGGGTGTCCTGGATCCTGGACGGACTCGAGATCCAGATCGTCTCGAACGCCGGGTTCAAGGCGGACCTCGGGCTGTCGAACCAGGACGTGGCGTCGCTCGGCAGCATCTACCTGGTGGGGCAGGTCGTCGGCGCACTGGTCTTCGGCCGGATGTCCGACCGGCTCGGACGACGCAAGCTCTTCATCCTGACGCTGGCGATCTACCTCATCGGGTCGGGCGTCGCGGGCCTCGCGCAGGACTTCTGGTTCCTCGCGGTGTTCCGGTTCGTCGCGGGACTCGGCATCGGTGGCGAGTACGCCGCGATCAACTCCGCGATCGACGAACTCATCCCGTCGAAGTACCGCGGGCACGTCGACATCGCCATCAACGGCACCTACTGGGGCGGCGCGGCACTCGGCGCGGCCGCGAACATCTACCTGCTCGACACCGCGCACTTCGCCGAGGACGTCGGCTGGCGGATCGGGTTCTTCCTCGGCCCGGTGCTCGGCATCGCGATCATCTTCCTGCGGCGGCACATCCCCGAGAGTCCTCGCTGGCTGATGACGCACGGCAAGGAGCAGGAGGCGGACGAGACCGTCACGCGCATCGAGGCCGAGGTCGAGCGGGAGTCGGGCCGGACGCTCGAACCGGTGCCGCAGTCGAAGGCGATGACGGTCACTCCGATGGACCGCGTCGGGTTCCTCACCATCGCCCGGGTGCTGCTCAAGCAGTACCCGACCCGCACCCTCGTCGGCGCGACGATGATGATCACCCAGGCGTTCCTCTACAACGCGATCTTCTTCACGTACGCACTGGTGTTGACGAACTTCTTCGAGATGGAGACCGCGCAGACCAGCCTGTACTTCTTCCCGTTCGCCATCGGCAACCTGCTCGGGCCGCTGATCCTCGGCCGGTTCTTCGACACGTGGGGCCGCCGGCAGATGATCTTCCTGACGTATCTGGTGTCCGGTCTCGTGCTCGCGACCTCGGCGTTCCTGTTCCGCGCCGACGCCATCAGCGCCACCGTGCAGGTCGCGTTCTGGTGCGTGTCGTTCTTCTTCGCGTCGGCGGGCGCCTCGAGCGCCTACCTGACGGTCAGCGAGATCTTCCCACTCGAACTCCGGTCGCAGGCGATCTCGTACTTCTTCGCCCTCGCACAGGTCTTCGGCGCGATCGCACCAGTGGTCTACGGCGCGTTCATCGGGGACGGGTCGTCGCGGGAGCCGCTCTTCTGGGGCTACCTGCTCGGGTCGACGGTGATGATCATCGGCGGGGTGGTCGCGCTCGTCTTCGGCGTGGACGCGGCACGGAAGGGGCTCGAGGACATCACGCAGCCGCTCTCCGTGCTGACCGCGAAGGACGGGGCCGGATCGGGGCCGGGCTCCGGGGCTGCGTCCTCGCGAAACTCCTGA
- a CDS encoding helix-turn-helix transcriptional regulator, with translation MTIEDDTTPDKVFARQFRAERERTGMTQDEVAREMVRRGHDFHQQTVWKLENSRRKVSIGEAVDLADTLGVPVDALAISSAPPSPGALVRRAGADFVEQLAIVEGQVVKAFRAQETFTTALREYLPETPDYAFDAGGLSPDEKPIINAFMQFARFEALPEYLRAWRHLMADPDTHRALQAFGFERTNEAPSSTSPSTEK, from the coding sequence ATGACGATCGAGGACGACACCACACCGGACAAGGTGTTCGCTCGCCAGTTCAGGGCCGAGCGAGAGCGAACGGGGATGACGCAGGACGAGGTTGCCCGGGAGATGGTCAGGCGCGGCCATGACTTTCACCAGCAGACCGTCTGGAAGCTGGAGAACAGTCGCAGGAAGGTGAGCATCGGCGAGGCGGTCGATCTTGCCGACACTCTGGGCGTACCCGTCGATGCCCTTGCGATCTCGAGCGCTCCCCCGAGCCCTGGAGCTCTGGTGCGGCGCGCAGGAGCAGATTTCGTCGAGCAGCTCGCAATCGTCGAGGGCCAGGTCGTCAAGGCCTTCCGCGCGCAGGAGACGTTCACGACGGCCCTTCGGGAGTACCTCCCGGAGACGCCCGATTACGCCTTCGACGCTGGCGGCCTCAGCCCTGACGAGAAGCCGATCATCAACGCGTTCATGCAGTTCGCCCGCTTCGAAGCGCTTCCCGAGTACCTCCGCGCTTGGCGACATCTCATGGCAGATCCTGACACTCACCGAGCGCTCCAGGCGTTCGGGTTTGAGCGGACCAACGAAGCCCCGTCGTCGACTTCCCCGTCCACTGAGAAGTAG
- a CDS encoding ImmA/IrrE family metallo-endopeptidase, whose translation MPGATAASSLSNRAIAEYAERVGVHHNVYSALGRADLDGLVSVLGGRVEESNALVAPEALTVYAPGHFTVHLPLVTSDRRDRFTIAHELGHYFLHYLYPKHENAQVFGRGERNRAETEANVFASSLLMPEKKFREAVQTFGTDWWKVGDVFGVSPSAASVRAQVLGID comes from the coding sequence GTGCCTGGTGCAACTGCCGCATCGTCACTGTCAAACAGGGCGATCGCCGAGTACGCGGAGCGGGTTGGCGTTCATCACAACGTCTACTCCGCGTTGGGGCGAGCTGACCTGGATGGGCTGGTCTCCGTGCTGGGCGGCCGTGTCGAGGAGTCCAACGCCCTGGTGGCCCCGGAGGCGCTGACCGTCTATGCGCCGGGGCATTTCACCGTGCACCTGCCCCTCGTGACCTCGGATCGTCGTGACCGCTTCACCATTGCTCACGAGCTTGGGCATTACTTCCTGCACTATCTATACCCGAAGCACGAGAATGCTCAGGTGTTCGGGCGCGGGGAACGCAATCGTGCAGAGACCGAAGCGAATGTCTTTGCGTCGTCGCTGCTCATGCCAGAGAAGAAGTTCCGCGAGGCTGTTCAAACTTTCGGCACCGATTGGTGGAAGGTCGGAGATGTCTTTGGAGTGTCTCCGAGCGCCGCTTCTGTTCGTGCCCAGGTATTGGGGATCGACTAA
- a CDS encoding GntR family transcriptional regulator: protein MTGLLRPERDVAHPGGPIAVPRNLLRDAVFARMLRSILRGDYRRGQRLRLDALADDMQVSRTPVREALVPLEAMRLVVVQRYVGVVIAPWTVGQMVERTRIARAMLIDPPSSCAPTDEPFDAVTLRDCLSEAGAFVELAVWVLRRSGAPVSADWLRSQQPVLDVFHTDDIARANGIDVAADWTSRMHLVKAARAAALADDVPRCAARLAALAELLIALPERFRSAETA from the coding sequence ATGACCGGCCTGCTCCGCCCCGAACGAGACGTCGCCCATCCCGGTGGCCCGATCGCCGTGCCGCGCAACCTGCTCCGCGACGCCGTCTTCGCCCGGATGCTCCGGAGCATCCTGCGTGGGGACTACCGGCGCGGCCAACGGCTCCGACTGGACGCGCTCGCGGACGACATGCAGGTGTCGCGGACCCCCGTGCGCGAAGCCCTCGTCCCGCTCGAGGCCATGCGGCTGGTGGTCGTGCAGCGGTACGTCGGCGTCGTCATCGCCCCGTGGACGGTCGGCCAGATGGTCGAACGCACCCGGATCGCCAGGGCCATGCTCATCGACCCGCCGTCCAGCTGCGCCCCGACCGACGAGCCCTTCGACGCGGTCACCCTCCGCGACTGCCTGTCCGAGGCGGGCGCGTTCGTCGAGCTCGCCGTGTGGGTGTTGCGCCGCTCCGGGGCGCCGGTGAGCGCGGACTGGCTGCGGTCGCAGCAGCCCGTGCTCGACGTGTTCCACACCGATGACATCGCCCGGGCGAACGGCATCGACGTGGCCGCGGACTGGACCAGCCGGATGCACCTGGTCAAGGCGGCCCGTGCAGCCGCACTCGCCGACGACGTGCCACGCTGCGCGGCCCGCCTGGCCGCGCTCGCCGAGCTGCTCATCGCCCTGCCGGAGCGGTTCCGGAGCGCGGAGACCGCCTAG